In Aegilops tauschii subsp. strangulata cultivar AL8/78 chromosome 3, Aet v6.0, whole genome shotgun sequence, one genomic interval encodes:
- the LOC109756992 gene encoding transcription factor GTE11 isoform X3, whose translation MPTTSISKPKVCASLAPGNMTPTVRMECGPQMQTKRSYDEIAYRGAGYAETVGESGSPVCAGLEGFSAPKRKCISLNTDGFDVKREIFVPSKMSSSERRYLRKRFRAELDSVRELLKKPEFLSVMPVSKAPAFSSSAAPRAKKVQRGSHVVRGAKGRFLPTKPRPETSTVLPEATILKQCEAILKKLMTQKCSHIFNDPVDVEKLNLPDYNDIIKHPMDLGTIKKKLDSGSYASPSDFAADVRLTFNNAITYNPRGHVVHDLAIQLNKMFESRWRTVEKKLATAATKPHVEVDKADSKRRKTPPVERSNLSIDRVRPTEIVKPKMTKEERETLGDCLTSLAEGPEELPGHIIDLLQQCMENNTEQHGDGEIEIDIHALSDDVLFELKKHVDTYLQEKDHQQTKSQPSENEAVNVSCLSHSSTNPCKGAEPVEEDVDICGNASPILIEKDPQIRTDKCGSPSSSSSDSGSSSSDSDSGSDIESEPEKVVSPAKLAKGPEQPAEQVKSDDVISPVDANQTAADVELREQDNESKAAPEGENAKPDRQLSPDKLLRAAVLRGRYADVIVKARGILSQGGDKQEELEKLQKEEKERLLAEGNAALEARRAEAEAESKRKLELEREKARQALQEMERTVEINDIVHPKDLEMLGTVTTEHIVSSVDETSPEHSQDGLPSFLPGSGSMLEKLGLFMKVDEEEEEEEPCSKGAEDGEIN comes from the exons ATGCCAACGACCTCAATCTCCAAGCCTAAG GTCTGCGCCTCGCTGGCGCCTGGTAACATGACACCAACGGTCCGCATGGAGTGCGGGCCGCAGATGCAGACTAAACGGAGCTACGATGAAATAGCTTACCGGGGCGCGGGGTATGCAGAGACTGTGGGCGAGTCAGGCAGCCCTGTTTGTGCTGGCTTGGAAGGTTTCTCGGCGCCAAAACGCAAGTGCATCAGCCTTAATACTGATGGCTTTGATGTGAAGCGAGAGATCTTTGTCCCGTCTAAGATGTCGTCGTCTGAGCGGCGCTACCTTCGGAAGAGATTCCGGGCAGAGCTTGATTCGGTTCGAGAACTCCTCAAGAAGCCAGAGTTTTTGTCCGTCATGCCTGTCAGCAAAGCACCCGCGTTCTCATCGTCAGCTGCCCCTCGAGCTAAAAAAGTGCAACGGGGGAGCCATGTTGTCCGTGGTGCCAAGGGACGCTTCTTGCCGACAAAACCCCGGCCTGAAACGTCTACAGTGTTGCCTGAAGCTACAATTCTCAAGCAGTGCGAAGCTATTCTGAAGAAGCTGATGACTCAGAAATGTAGTCATATTTTTAATGATCCAGTAGACGTGGAAAAGCTGAACCTTCCAGATTATAATGACATTATCAAGCACCCGATGGACCTTGGGACCATCAAGAAGAAGCTAGATTCTGGTTCCTACGCAAGTCCATCTGATTTTGCAGCTGATGTCAGGCTGACTTTTAACAATGCGATAACTTATAATCCTCGAGGGCATGTAGTGCATGATCTGGCCATTCAACTGAATAAAATGTTTGAGTCCAGATGGAGAACAGTTGAGAAGAAGTTAGCTACTGCCGCCACTAAGCCACATGTTGAGGTTGATAAGGCCGACTCAAAGAGGAGAAAGACCCCTCCCGTGGAACGCAGTAACTTGTCAATAGACCGTGTCAGGCCAACTGAGATTGTGAAGCCAAAGATGACAAAAGAGGAGAGAGAAACCTTGGGAGACTGCTTAACTTCTTTGGCCGAGGGTCCAGAAGAATTACCTGGTCACATCATTGATTTGTTACAGCAGTGTATGGAGAACAATACAGAGCAGCATGGGGATGGAGAGATAGAGATTGATATCCATGCACTCAGTGATGACGTACTATTTGAACTGAAGAAGCATGTGGACACGTATTTGCAAGAAAAAGATCATCAGCAGACAAAATCTCAGCCCTCTGAGAATGAGGCTGTGAATGTTTCTTGCCTCAGTCACTCGTCCACAAATCCCTGCAAAG GTGCTGAGCCTGTTGAGGAGGATGTCGACATTTGCGGCAATGCATCCCCTATATTGATAGAGAAGGATCCACAGATCAGAACTGACAAATGTGGCAGCCCAAGTAGTTCCAGCAGTGACTCAGGATCTTCATCCAGCG ATTCTGACTCAGGCAGTGACATTGAAAGCGAACCAGAAAAAGTTGTTAGCCCAGCAAAGCTTGCGAAG GGACCAGAACAACCTGCAGAGCAAGTCAAGAGTGATGATGTTATAAGCCCTGTTGATGCTAACC AGACTGCTGCTGATGTGGAACTCCGTGAGCAGGACAATGAATCCAAGGCTGCACCTGAAG GGGAGAATGCAAAACCCgacaggcaactctccccggacAAGCTCTTACGAGCAGCTGTTTTGAGGGGCCGTTATGCTGATGTAATTGTGAAAGCTCGTGGGATTCTCAGCCAG GGTGGAGATAAACAGGAGGAGCTGGAGAAACTGCAGAAGGAAG AGAAAGAACGGCTTTTGGCTGAAGGCAATGCAGCTTTGGAAGCCCGCAGAGCTGAAGCTGAAGCTGAATCTAAGCGTAAGCTGGAGCTTGAGAGGGAAAAGGCTCGTCAGGCCTTGCAGGAG ATGGAGAGAACTGTAGAAATTAATGACATCGTCCATCCCAAGGACCTAGAAATGCTTGGTACAGTCACCACCGAACATATTGTGAGTTCTGTTGATGAGACGAGTCCCGAGCATTCCCAGGATGGCCTGCCCAGTTTTCTTCCTGGTTCGGGCAGCATGTTGGAAAAACTTGGACTGTTTATGAAAGTGgacgaggaagaagaggaagaagagccATGCAGCAAAGGTGCAGAGGACGGAGAAATCAACTAA
- the LOC109756992 gene encoding transcription factor GTE11 isoform X2, translating into MPTTSISKPKQVCASLAPGNMTPTVRMECGPQMQTKRSYDEIAYRGAGYAETVGESGSPVCAGLEGFSAPKRKCISLNTDGFDVKREIFVPSKMSSSERRYLRKRFRAELDSVRELLKKPEFLSVMPVSKAPAFSSSAAPRAKKVQRGSHVVRGAKGRFLPTKPRPETSTVLPEATILKQCEAILKKLMTQKCSHIFNDPVDVEKLNLPDYNDIIKHPMDLGTIKKKLDSGSYASPSDFAADVRLTFNNAITYNPRGHVVHDLAIQLNKMFESRWRTVEKKLATAATKPHVEVDKADSKRRKTPPVERSNLSIDRVRPTEIVKPKMTKEERETLGDCLTSLAEGPEELPGHIIDLLQQCMENNTEQHGDGEIEIDIHALSDDVLFELKKHVDTYLQEKDHQQTKSQPSENEAVNVSCLSHSSTNPCKGAEPVEEDVDICGNASPILIEKDPQIRTDKCGSPSSSSSDSGSSSSDSDSGSDIESEPEKVVSPAKLAKGPEQPAEQVKSDDVISPVDANQTAADVELREQDNESKAAPEGENAKPDRQLSPDKLLRAAVLRGRYADVIVKARGILSQGGDKQEELEKLQKEEKERLLAEGNAALEARRAEAEAESKRKLELEREKARQALQEMERTVEINDIVHPKDLEMLGTVTTEHIVSSVDETSPEHSQDGLPSFLPGSGSMLEKLGLFMKVDEEEEEEEPCSKGAEDGEIN; encoded by the exons ATGCCAACGACCTCAATCTCCAAGCCTAAG CAGGTCTGCGCCTCGCTGGCGCCTGGTAACATGACACCAACGGTCCGCATGGAGTGCGGGCCGCAGATGCAGACTAAACGGAGCTACGATGAAATAGCTTACCGGGGCGCGGGGTATGCAGAGACTGTGGGCGAGTCAGGCAGCCCTGTTTGTGCTGGCTTGGAAGGTTTCTCGGCGCCAAAACGCAAGTGCATCAGCCTTAATACTGATGGCTTTGATGTGAAGCGAGAGATCTTTGTCCCGTCTAAGATGTCGTCGTCTGAGCGGCGCTACCTTCGGAAGAGATTCCGGGCAGAGCTTGATTCGGTTCGAGAACTCCTCAAGAAGCCAGAGTTTTTGTCCGTCATGCCTGTCAGCAAAGCACCCGCGTTCTCATCGTCAGCTGCCCCTCGAGCTAAAAAAGTGCAACGGGGGAGCCATGTTGTCCGTGGTGCCAAGGGACGCTTCTTGCCGACAAAACCCCGGCCTGAAACGTCTACAGTGTTGCCTGAAGCTACAATTCTCAAGCAGTGCGAAGCTATTCTGAAGAAGCTGATGACTCAGAAATGTAGTCATATTTTTAATGATCCAGTAGACGTGGAAAAGCTGAACCTTCCAGATTATAATGACATTATCAAGCACCCGATGGACCTTGGGACCATCAAGAAGAAGCTAGATTCTGGTTCCTACGCAAGTCCATCTGATTTTGCAGCTGATGTCAGGCTGACTTTTAACAATGCGATAACTTATAATCCTCGAGGGCATGTAGTGCATGATCTGGCCATTCAACTGAATAAAATGTTTGAGTCCAGATGGAGAACAGTTGAGAAGAAGTTAGCTACTGCCGCCACTAAGCCACATGTTGAGGTTGATAAGGCCGACTCAAAGAGGAGAAAGACCCCTCCCGTGGAACGCAGTAACTTGTCAATAGACCGTGTCAGGCCAACTGAGATTGTGAAGCCAAAGATGACAAAAGAGGAGAGAGAAACCTTGGGAGACTGCTTAACTTCTTTGGCCGAGGGTCCAGAAGAATTACCTGGTCACATCATTGATTTGTTACAGCAGTGTATGGAGAACAATACAGAGCAGCATGGGGATGGAGAGATAGAGATTGATATCCATGCACTCAGTGATGACGTACTATTTGAACTGAAGAAGCATGTGGACACGTATTTGCAAGAAAAAGATCATCAGCAGACAAAATCTCAGCCCTCTGAGAATGAGGCTGTGAATGTTTCTTGCCTCAGTCACTCGTCCACAAATCCCTGCAAAG GTGCTGAGCCTGTTGAGGAGGATGTCGACATTTGCGGCAATGCATCCCCTATATTGATAGAGAAGGATCCACAGATCAGAACTGACAAATGTGGCAGCCCAAGTAGTTCCAGCAGTGACTCAGGATCTTCATCCAGCG ATTCTGACTCAGGCAGTGACATTGAAAGCGAACCAGAAAAAGTTGTTAGCCCAGCAAAGCTTGCGAAG GGACCAGAACAACCTGCAGAGCAAGTCAAGAGTGATGATGTTATAAGCCCTGTTGATGCTAACC AGACTGCTGCTGATGTGGAACTCCGTGAGCAGGACAATGAATCCAAGGCTGCACCTGAAG GGGAGAATGCAAAACCCgacaggcaactctccccggacAAGCTCTTACGAGCAGCTGTTTTGAGGGGCCGTTATGCTGATGTAATTGTGAAAGCTCGTGGGATTCTCAGCCAG GGTGGAGATAAACAGGAGGAGCTGGAGAAACTGCAGAAGGAAG AGAAAGAACGGCTTTTGGCTGAAGGCAATGCAGCTTTGGAAGCCCGCAGAGCTGAAGCTGAAGCTGAATCTAAGCGTAAGCTGGAGCTTGAGAGGGAAAAGGCTCGTCAGGCCTTGCAGGAG ATGGAGAGAACTGTAGAAATTAATGACATCGTCCATCCCAAGGACCTAGAAATGCTTGGTACAGTCACCACCGAACATATTGTGAGTTCTGTTGATGAGACGAGTCCCGAGCATTCCCAGGATGGCCTGCCCAGTTTTCTTCCTGGTTCGGGCAGCATGTTGGAAAAACTTGGACTGTTTATGAAAGTGgacgaggaagaagaggaagaagagccATGCAGCAAAGGTGCAGAGGACGGAGAAATCAACTAA
- the LOC109756992 gene encoding transcription factor GTE11 isoform X1 produces MPTTSISKPKQVCASLAPGNMTPTVRMECGPQMQTKRSYDEIAYRGAGYAETVGESGSPVCAGLEGFSAPKRKCISLNTDGFDVKREIFVPSKMSSSERRYLRKRFRAELDSVRELLKKPEFLSVMPVSKAPAFSSSAAPRAKKVQRGSHVVRGAKGRFLPTKPRPETSTVLPEATILKQCEAILKKLMTQKCSHIFNDPVDVEKLNLPDYNDIIKHPMDLGTIKKKLDSGSYASPSDFAADVRLTFNNAITYNPRGHVVHDLAIQLNKMFESRWRTVEKKLATAATKPHVEVDKADSKRRKTPPVERSNLSIDRVRPTEIVKPKMTKEERETLGDCLTSLAEGPEELPGHIIDLLQQCMENNTEQHGDGEIEIDIHALSDDVLFELKKHVDTYLQEKDHQQTKSQPSENEAVNVSCLSHSSTNPCKGAEPVEEDVDICGNASPILIEKDPQIRTDKCGSPSSSSSDSGSSSSDSDSGSDIESEPEKVVSPAKLAKGPEQPAEQVKSDDVISPVDANQTAADVELREQDNESKAAPEVKNIGENAKPDRQLSPDKLLRAAVLRGRYADVIVKARGILSQGGDKQEELEKLQKEEKERLLAEGNAALEARRAEAEAESKRKLELEREKARQALQEMERTVEINDIVHPKDLEMLGTVTTEHIVSSVDETSPEHSQDGLPSFLPGSGSMLEKLGLFMKVDEEEEEEEPCSKGAEDGEIN; encoded by the exons ATGCCAACGACCTCAATCTCCAAGCCTAAG CAGGTCTGCGCCTCGCTGGCGCCTGGTAACATGACACCAACGGTCCGCATGGAGTGCGGGCCGCAGATGCAGACTAAACGGAGCTACGATGAAATAGCTTACCGGGGCGCGGGGTATGCAGAGACTGTGGGCGAGTCAGGCAGCCCTGTTTGTGCTGGCTTGGAAGGTTTCTCGGCGCCAAAACGCAAGTGCATCAGCCTTAATACTGATGGCTTTGATGTGAAGCGAGAGATCTTTGTCCCGTCTAAGATGTCGTCGTCTGAGCGGCGCTACCTTCGGAAGAGATTCCGGGCAGAGCTTGATTCGGTTCGAGAACTCCTCAAGAAGCCAGAGTTTTTGTCCGTCATGCCTGTCAGCAAAGCACCCGCGTTCTCATCGTCAGCTGCCCCTCGAGCTAAAAAAGTGCAACGGGGGAGCCATGTTGTCCGTGGTGCCAAGGGACGCTTCTTGCCGACAAAACCCCGGCCTGAAACGTCTACAGTGTTGCCTGAAGCTACAATTCTCAAGCAGTGCGAAGCTATTCTGAAGAAGCTGATGACTCAGAAATGTAGTCATATTTTTAATGATCCAGTAGACGTGGAAAAGCTGAACCTTCCAGATTATAATGACATTATCAAGCACCCGATGGACCTTGGGACCATCAAGAAGAAGCTAGATTCTGGTTCCTACGCAAGTCCATCTGATTTTGCAGCTGATGTCAGGCTGACTTTTAACAATGCGATAACTTATAATCCTCGAGGGCATGTAGTGCATGATCTGGCCATTCAACTGAATAAAATGTTTGAGTCCAGATGGAGAACAGTTGAGAAGAAGTTAGCTACTGCCGCCACTAAGCCACATGTTGAGGTTGATAAGGCCGACTCAAAGAGGAGAAAGACCCCTCCCGTGGAACGCAGTAACTTGTCAATAGACCGTGTCAGGCCAACTGAGATTGTGAAGCCAAAGATGACAAAAGAGGAGAGAGAAACCTTGGGAGACTGCTTAACTTCTTTGGCCGAGGGTCCAGAAGAATTACCTGGTCACATCATTGATTTGTTACAGCAGTGTATGGAGAACAATACAGAGCAGCATGGGGATGGAGAGATAGAGATTGATATCCATGCACTCAGTGATGACGTACTATTTGAACTGAAGAAGCATGTGGACACGTATTTGCAAGAAAAAGATCATCAGCAGACAAAATCTCAGCCCTCTGAGAATGAGGCTGTGAATGTTTCTTGCCTCAGTCACTCGTCCACAAATCCCTGCAAAG GTGCTGAGCCTGTTGAGGAGGATGTCGACATTTGCGGCAATGCATCCCCTATATTGATAGAGAAGGATCCACAGATCAGAACTGACAAATGTGGCAGCCCAAGTAGTTCCAGCAGTGACTCAGGATCTTCATCCAGCG ATTCTGACTCAGGCAGTGACATTGAAAGCGAACCAGAAAAAGTTGTTAGCCCAGCAAAGCTTGCGAAG GGACCAGAACAACCTGCAGAGCAAGTCAAGAGTGATGATGTTATAAGCCCTGTTGATGCTAACC AGACTGCTGCTGATGTGGAACTCCGTGAGCAGGACAATGAATCCAAGGCTGCACCTGAAG TGAAAAATATAGGGGAGAATGCAAAACCCgacaggcaactctccccggacAAGCTCTTACGAGCAGCTGTTTTGAGGGGCCGTTATGCTGATGTAATTGTGAAAGCTCGTGGGATTCTCAGCCAG GGTGGAGATAAACAGGAGGAGCTGGAGAAACTGCAGAAGGAAG AGAAAGAACGGCTTTTGGCTGAAGGCAATGCAGCTTTGGAAGCCCGCAGAGCTGAAGCTGAAGCTGAATCTAAGCGTAAGCTGGAGCTTGAGAGGGAAAAGGCTCGTCAGGCCTTGCAGGAG ATGGAGAGAACTGTAGAAATTAATGACATCGTCCATCCCAAGGACCTAGAAATGCTTGGTACAGTCACCACCGAACATATTGTGAGTTCTGTTGATGAGACGAGTCCCGAGCATTCCCAGGATGGCCTGCCCAGTTTTCTTCCTGGTTCGGGCAGCATGTTGGAAAAACTTGGACTGTTTATGAAAGTGgacgaggaagaagaggaagaagagccATGCAGCAAAGGTGCAGAGGACGGAGAAATCAACTAA